The Acetomicrobium sp. S15 = DSM 107314 genome window below encodes:
- the hxsC gene encoding His-Xaa-Ser system radical SAM maturase HxsC translates to MKTLQGTSHNILEPLIGKVSRRALSFGRHKTVLVAEKFHWSLRHKAFLTSSTSLPRLYGKMPYIGGISPESLSELRTGDIIKIYPNGNVVRVWEEGSLQNVIFVTDKCNCRCIMCPQPANSNLSSSFWKENKEILSMVSSKTNSICFSGGEPTLEMEQLKDLLVFCKKRLPNAHLAILTNGIALADFSKTKQLIEQRNKFLLFCISLNGDIDDVHDEIVGAEAAFGHVMRGLYNLARFRCRIELRFVIMRQNYERLPYYAEFVYRNLPFVSHIAFMGLEYTGEAAKNLESIRIDPVDYAGLLREAILQLHRREMNISIYNVPRCLLPRDIWEFSRDSISTWKKTYLDLCSSCEERVNCCGLFETSVHVSPNISPILGQ, encoded by the coding sequence ATGAAAACTCTTCAGGGAACCTCACATAACATTTTAGAGCCACTTATAGGAAAAGTTTCAAGGAGGGCCTTGTCGTTTGGTAGGCATAAAACCGTTCTTGTGGCCGAAAAGTTTCATTGGAGCTTAAGACATAAAGCATTTTTAACTTCGAGTACGAGTTTGCCAAGATTGTATGGCAAAATGCCTTATATTGGAGGCATAAGTCCTGAATCTCTTTCGGAATTGCGCACGGGGGACATTATTAAGATCTATCCCAATGGAAATGTTGTTAGAGTATGGGAAGAAGGATCTCTCCAAAATGTGATTTTTGTTACAGATAAGTGTAACTGCCGGTGCATAATGTGCCCACAACCTGCTAACTCTAATTTATCATCGTCTTTTTGGAAAGAGAATAAAGAGATTCTTTCTATGGTCAGCTCAAAAACAAACTCCATCTGCTTTTCAGGCGGAGAACCTACGTTAGAAATGGAACAGTTAAAAGATTTATTAGTCTTTTGCAAAAAGAGATTGCCTAATGCACATCTTGCTATTCTTACAAACGGAATTGCATTAGCTGATTTTAGTAAAACTAAACAACTTATTGAACAAAGGAACAAATTCCTTCTCTTTTGCATTTCTCTAAACGGAGACATTGATGACGTTCATGATGAGATCGTAGGAGCCGAGGCCGCCTTTGGTCATGTAATGCGAGGGTTATATAATTTAGCTCGCTTTAGATGCAGAATAGAGCTGCGCTTTGTTATTATGCGACAAAATTACGAGCGCTTACCTTATTATGCTGAATTTGTCTATCGAAACCTTCCGTTCGTTTCGCATATTGCCTTTATGGGGCTGGAGTATACGGGGGAAGCGGCAAAGAATCTTGAGTCGATCAGAATAGATCCCGTTGATTATGCAGGTCTTCTTAGAGAGGCAATACTTCAACTTCATAGGCGGGAAATGAATATATCAATCTATAATGTACCAAGATGCCTTTTGCCTCGTGATATTTGGGAATTTTCTAGAGACTCCATTTCAACATGGAAAAAAACCTATTTAGATCTTTGTTCTTCTTGTGAAGAGAGGGTAAATTGCTGCGGGCTTTTTGAAACGTCTGTGCATGTTAGTCCAAATATTTCTCCTATTCTTGGACAGTAA
- the hxsD gene encoding His-Xaa-Ser system protein HxsD, with translation MIDLKHSFVISQEKGYLVSLQKSLYSQAAIFSAAYNFIGENVIKVFPIDEESIGVLFEPKNGRTLAEVEKDAQLFINEALDQQVRVNLEREFGHVRDIIVEYAFSPVKKNP, from the coding sequence ATGATTGATCTTAAACATTCTTTTGTTATTTCTCAGGAGAAAGGTTATTTAGTTAGCCTTCAAAAGTCGCTTTATAGTCAGGCTGCCATTTTTTCAGCAGCCTATAACTTTATAGGTGAGAATGTTATTAAAGTATTCCCTATAGATGAAGAATCGATTGGCGTTCTATTTGAACCTAAAAATGGCAGAACCCTTGCAGAGGTCGAGAAAGATGCCCAATTATTCATAAATGAGGCTTTGGATCAGCAGGTTCGTGTTAATCTTGAACGAGAGTTTGGACATGTTAGAGATATTATTGTGGAGTATGCCTTTTCGCCGGTAAAAAAAAATCCTTAA
- the guaB gene encoding IMP dehydrogenase, whose protein sequence is MDLNVKFKPFEGLTFDDVSLVPNYSEVLPANVDVKSFITPQIQVNVPICSAAMDTVTEARLAIALAREGGIGIIHRNNSPEKQAGEVDKVKRSEAGVIVDPFYLHPEDSVGEAVKLMEHYHISGVPIVNDQKKLVGIITNRDLRFVTNYAQPIAAVMTKEGLITASVGTTLEEAKEILKKHKVEKLPLVDKEGHLKGLITIKDIQKAREFPNACKDERGRLRVGAAVGVGEDLYERAEALIKAGVDILVVDTAHAHSKRVLDAVRSLKKRCGDMPVVGGNIATADAANALIDAGADAVKVGIGPGSICTTRIIAGAGVPQLTAIMEVSSVAKKRGRCVIADGGIRYSGDITKALAAGADTVMIGSLFAGTEESPGEEVIYRGRSFKSYRGMGSIAAMREGRSKDRYFQEGVTTEEKLVAEGVEGLTPFKGALSAVVYQLVGGLRSGMGYTGSKDIAELQKKGCFVKITAASVKESHPHDVIITKEAPNYSVEG, encoded by the coding sequence ATGGACTTGAATGTTAAATTTAAACCTTTTGAGGGGCTAACTTTTGACGATGTGTCATTGGTTCCCAATTATAGCGAAGTCCTTCCGGCAAATGTGGATGTTAAGAGTTTCATCACGCCGCAAATACAGGTCAACGTGCCCATTTGTAGTGCTGCTATGGATACCGTTACAGAGGCGCGCCTTGCCATAGCCTTGGCCCGTGAAGGAGGAATTGGGATCATTCACCGCAATAATTCTCCAGAGAAACAGGCAGGAGAGGTGGACAAGGTAAAACGCTCTGAAGCTGGCGTGATCGTCGACCCATTTTATCTACACCCGGAGGATTCTGTCGGCGAAGCCGTAAAACTCATGGAGCATTATCACATATCCGGTGTACCGATAGTGAACGACCAAAAGAAACTCGTGGGTATTATCACCAATCGGGACCTGCGCTTCGTCACAAATTACGCCCAACCCATCGCAGCTGTGATGACAAAGGAAGGGCTGATCACGGCATCCGTAGGAACAACGCTGGAGGAGGCCAAGGAAATATTAAAGAAGCACAAAGTGGAAAAGCTCCCTCTCGTTGATAAAGAAGGACACCTGAAGGGCCTTATAACGATAAAAGACATTCAGAAGGCTCGAGAGTTTCCAAACGCCTGTAAGGACGAGCGGGGACGCCTCCGGGTTGGGGCCGCCGTTGGCGTCGGTGAAGACTTATACGAACGCGCGGAGGCTTTGATAAAGGCTGGAGTGGACATCTTAGTCGTAGATACAGCCCACGCCCATTCCAAACGCGTATTGGATGCGGTAAGGTCGTTGAAAAAGCGATGTGGCGACATGCCGGTAGTGGGAGGCAATATCGCAACTGCTGACGCAGCAAATGCATTAATAGATGCAGGAGCTGACGCAGTCAAGGTCGGCATAGGGCCCGGTTCCATTTGTACCACTCGCATTATAGCCGGTGCCGGTGTTCCTCAACTAACGGCGATCATGGAAGTTTCTTCCGTGGCTAAAAAACGTGGCCGTTGCGTCATAGCTGATGGTGGCATTCGCTATTCCGGCGACATCACGAAAGCCTTGGCGGCTGGAGCAGATACGGTCATGATAGGCTCTCTCTTTGCCGGTACAGAGGAAAGCCCGGGAGAAGAGGTCATCTATCGCGGAAGGTCTTTCAAGAGTTATCGAGGTATGGGTTCTATTGCAGCGATGAGAGAAGGACGCAGCAAAGATCGCTATTTTCAAGAAGGCGTGACGACAGAGGAAAAGCTCGTAGCCGAAGGCGTAGAGGGGTTAACTCCTTTCAAGGGTGCCCTTTCTGCCGTTGTATACCAACTGGTCGGTGGCTTGCGCTCAGGAATGGGGTACACAGGGTCAAAGGATATAGCAGAACTCCAAAAGAAGGGGTGTTTTGTAAAGATTACAGCAGCTTCTGTCAAAGAGAGTCATCCTCACGACGTGATTATAACCAAAGAGGCGCCAAACTACAGCGTAGAGGGATAA
- the gltX gene encoding glutamate--tRNA ligase encodes MKSVRTRFAPSPTGELHIGGARTALFNWLWARNRGGAFVLRIEDTDQSRSSTIYERNIMEDLRWLGLDWDEGPDVGGAYSPYRQSERLSIYQEAAKRLESLERAYPCYCTKEELEAERSSQISAGKPPRYSGRCRHLTEAERLSMEKEGRRPSLRFATPKGMRLDFEDAIHGRRVYDLDDLSDFIIMRPDGWPTYIFAAAVDDHLMNITHIIRGDEHLDNAARQILIYDALGWERPIFAHIPTILDAEKRKLSKRLGAVSIAHYRSLGYLPKALVAYLATLSWSIEVSDTVPTLYDLVERFSLDQVSSSPPIHDEERLRYWGKLAIKKADLTWLAEKVIACVGGNFKPVDERAFLALIDDVRGDCATLVEITQKIVWLFQRPQKCEESPPWVSELVQVMRNLKEWNAEEIGEALRSFCREKEIKSKDFYHLLRIMLTGTRDGSSVALVLWSLGRDEALLRLERDWRH; translated from the coding sequence ATGAAGAGCGTGAGAACGCGCTTCGCTCCTTCCCCTACTGGTGAACTTCACATAGGGGGAGCCAGGACTGCACTCTTTAATTGGCTTTGGGCGCGCAATCGTGGGGGTGCTTTCGTATTGCGGATAGAAGATACCGATCAGTCGCGGTCGAGCACAATCTACGAGCGCAACATAATGGAAGACCTGCGCTGGCTCGGGCTCGATTGGGACGAGGGGCCTGACGTGGGCGGGGCTTACTCTCCATATCGCCAGAGCGAGCGACTCTCTATATATCAAGAAGCTGCAAAACGCTTGGAATCGCTCGAGCGAGCGTATCCATGTTACTGCACGAAAGAAGAGCTCGAGGCGGAGAGGTCGAGTCAAATTTCTGCAGGCAAACCACCCCGCTATTCGGGGCGTTGTCGTCATCTAACCGAAGCGGAACGTTTAAGCATGGAAAAAGAAGGGAGAAGGCCGAGTCTGCGTTTTGCCACCCCAAAGGGCATGAGGCTCGACTTTGAGGACGCGATACATGGTCGTAGAGTTTACGATTTGGACGATTTGAGCGACTTTATCATCATGCGGCCGGATGGCTGGCCAACGTATATATTTGCAGCCGCCGTGGACGACCACTTGATGAATATAACTCACATAATCCGAGGTGACGAGCATTTAGATAACGCAGCCAGGCAAATCTTAATATACGATGCACTGGGATGGGAGAGACCAATTTTCGCCCATATCCCTACAATCCTCGACGCAGAGAAGCGAAAGCTCAGCAAGAGATTAGGGGCTGTAAGCATAGCCCATTATCGTAGTCTCGGATATCTGCCAAAGGCTCTCGTGGCATATTTAGCGACGTTGAGTTGGTCTATTGAAGTAAGTGACACCGTGCCCACACTCTACGATCTGGTCGAGAGATTTTCGCTTGATCAAGTCAGTTCTTCCCCTCCCATCCATGACGAAGAAAGGCTGCGCTATTGGGGAAAATTAGCCATAAAAAAGGCCGATCTCACGTGGCTTGCCGAAAAAGTCATAGCTTGTGTTGGAGGTAACTTTAAGCCCGTCGACGAAAGAGCGTTTTTGGCTCTCATCGATGACGTCCGAGGAGATTGTGCCACGCTCGTTGAGATAACTCAAAAGATCGTTTGGCTTTTCCAGCGCCCTCAAAAATGTGAAGAGTCTCCGCCGTGGGTTTCGGAGCTGGTTCAGGTCATGCGCAACTTGAAGGAGTGGAACGCCGAGGAAATTGGGGAAGCCCTCAGATCCTTTTGCCGCGAAAAGGAGATAAAGAGCAAAGACTTTTATCATCTCTTGCGAATAATGCTCACAGGCACAAGAGACGGATCTTCCGTCGCCCTTGTATTGTGGAGCTTAGGACGCGACGAGGCGCTTTTGCGCCTCGAACGAGATTGGAGGCATTGA
- the ispF gene encoding 2-C-methyl-D-erythritol 2,4-cyclodiphosphate synthase, producing the protein MKTWSFIIVAAGKGTRLGGELKQFRILGGRPVWCWSAVVAEELYKQGLVEELILVVPAGMEEEVKNQAQNFELPVTVITGGPRRSDSVHAGLLASNSWGCLVHDAVRPFVKPGLCRRLMEAVTDGKGAIPVIPVADALKRVLPDGKMTIVPREDLLATQTPQVFPREELLRAFDEHQDGFRDEAEAWIMAGKELVPVRGAKLNFKITDAQDWELASAIVEGGEVMRVGNGFDVHPLVPGRRLRLGGIEIPDAPLGLHGHSDADVVAHAVADALLGAAGESDIGTLFPADDDTYRGANSMELLKQVVDLISSEGWSIEWVDATLQAQIPRLADKIEAIRRSLESVLQLGQRRSGRVANIKVKSGESVGSVGRGECLVCHATATVARRPLGWSSES; encoded by the coding sequence ATGAAGACATGGTCGTTCATAATAGTTGCCGCCGGAAAGGGAACCCGTCTCGGCGGCGAGCTCAAGCAATTTCGCATACTCGGAGGGCGTCCTGTATGGTGTTGGAGCGCTGTGGTGGCTGAGGAATTATATAAGCAGGGTCTCGTAGAAGAGCTAATTTTGGTCGTCCCAGCTGGGATGGAGGAAGAGGTTAAGAACCAAGCGCAAAATTTTGAGCTTCCAGTGACCGTAATAACTGGAGGTCCGCGCAGATCCGATTCCGTGCATGCCGGCCTTTTGGCCTCCAACTCATGGGGGTGTCTCGTGCACGATGCCGTTAGGCCTTTCGTGAAGCCGGGACTCTGCCGTCGCCTCATGGAGGCGGTGACGGACGGCAAAGGGGCAATACCAGTCATACCTGTGGCCGACGCGCTTAAAAGGGTCCTTCCAGATGGCAAAATGACCATTGTGCCAAGAGAGGATTTGCTGGCTACTCAGACACCTCAAGTTTTCCCCAGAGAAGAACTGCTACGCGCATTCGATGAACATCAAGACGGCTTCAGAGATGAGGCCGAAGCTTGGATCATGGCCGGCAAGGAGCTCGTTCCCGTAAGAGGCGCCAAGCTGAATTTTAAAATCACAGACGCACAGGATTGGGAGCTCGCCAGCGCGATCGTCGAGGGCGGGGAGGTAATGCGCGTAGGGAACGGGTTTGATGTCCATCCGTTGGTGCCGGGTCGCAGGTTGCGTTTGGGCGGCATTGAGATACCAGACGCTCCACTCGGATTACATGGGCACTCCGACGCCGATGTCGTAGCCCATGCCGTGGCCGATGCCCTGCTCGGAGCTGCCGGGGAATCCGACATAGGAACACTTTTCCCAGCCGATGACGATACGTATAGAGGAGCCAACAGCATGGAACTTCTGAAACAGGTGGTGGATTTGATCTCGAGCGAGGGTTGGTCTATAGAATGGGTAGACGCCACGCTACAAGCGCAGATCCCGCGATTGGCGGACAAAATAGAAGCGATCCGACGAAGCCTGGAGTCGGTCTTGCAGTTAGGCCAGAGGCGCTCGGGGCGCGTGGCCAACATTAAAGTGAAGTCCGGCGAGTCTGTGGGAAGCGTCGGTAGAGGTGAATGTCTTGTATGTCACGCCACTGCCACGGTTGCGAGGCGACCTCTCGGCTGGAGCAGTGAATCCTGA